A single window of Sulfurimonas crateris DNA harbors:
- a CDS encoding AtpZ/AtpI family protein: protein MQNSDKEEQKAPRIKPIIEAADSLSLGISMVVAVLMGVGIGILLKNLTGAAWTLWIGVFIGIAAAVLNVYKAYSKQYKEYEELAKQPRYAVKKKLKDDEDEDESEKNY, encoded by the coding sequence ATGCAAAATAGTGATAAAGAGGAGCAAAAAGCCCCTAGAATAAAGCCGATAATCGAAGCGGCGGACAGCCTCTCTTTAGGCATATCTATGGTTGTGGCCGTACTTATGGGTGTCGGTATAGGTATTTTACTTAAAAATTTAACCGGTGCAGCATGGACTCTTTGGATAGGTGTTTTTATAGGTATAGCAGCAGCGGTGCTAAATGTCTATAAAGCCTACTCAAAACAGTATAAAGAGTATGAAGAGCTTGCAAAACAGCCTCGCTATGCCGTAAAGAAAAAGCTCAAAGATGATGAAGATGAGGATGAGAGTGAAAAAAACTATTAA